Proteins from a genomic interval of Arachis hypogaea cultivar Tifrunner chromosome 10, arahy.Tifrunner.gnm2.J5K5, whole genome shotgun sequence:
- the LOC112717864 gene encoding uncharacterized protein, giving the protein MAPIVEVYQQIADKGILSRPRTLKERTGCNKGLYCDYHKGFSHKIQDCFDLKDALEQAIRKGKLSEFFRLIQEPRRRERERSEEDHSWTIKPRQEPTGNADNPSTFVVNVVVGRDTLQVQINSKKGYPDPLLLDRRSHRPKQRTPMISFGPDDQWFHDLPENPSMVVTAMVGTGLVRRILVDTGADSNILFKNVFNALGLKESDLKNHQHGVMGLGDNYIKPDGTISLPIYLGACDARRSVMVNFVVLRDSTAYNIILGRKTINEFSAVICTKFLTMKFITDKGTVGSIRGDLEAAVACDNASLSLRKESKKAAGVLLADLYIRIEDKPRPEPEGDMEKFQMGKSAE; this is encoded by the coding sequence ATGGCGCCCATAGTGGAAGTCTACCAGCAAATTGCGGACAAGGGAATCCTATCCAGACCTAGAACATTGAAAGAGAGAACAGGATGCAACAAAGGCCTTTACTGTGATTATCACAAGGGATTCAGCCACAAGATCCAAGACTGCTTCGATCTCAAAGATGCCTTAGAGCAAGCCATCCGAAAAGGGAAGTTGAGCGAGTTCTTCCGACTCATCCAGGAACCGAGGAGGCGGGAACGAGAACGCTCCGAAGAAGATCACAGCTGGACTATCAAGCCAAGACAAGAGCCCACAGGGAACGCCGACAACCCCTCAACTTTCGTAGTCAACGTCGTGGTCGGGCGTGACACCCTCCAAGTTCAAATCAACAGCAAAAAGGGATACCCGGATCCTCTTCTTCTCGACAGGAGGTCCCACCGCCCCAAACAAAGGACCCCCATGATATCTTTTGGTCCAGATGATCAATGGTTTCACGATCTCCCCGAAAACCCCTCCATGGTAGTCACAGCAATGGTTGGGACGGGGTTAGTCAGACGAATCCTCGTTGATACCGGGGCCGACTCCAACATCCTGTTCAAGAATGTATTCAACGCTTTGGGGCTCAAGGAATCCGACCTCAAGAATCACCAGCACGGGGTCATGGGGCTGGGTGATAACTATATAAAACCTGACGGGACGATCTCTCTCCCAATCTACCTAGGAGCCTGCGATGCCAGGAGGTCGGTTATGGTGAACTTCGTAGTCCTTAGagactccacagcctacaacATCATTCTAGGGAGAAAGACCATCAATGAGTTCTCAGCCGTGATATGTACTAAATTCCTAACAATGAAGTTCATAACGGACAAGGGAACCGTTGGCTCCATTAGGGGAGACTTAGAAGCGGCAGTTGCCTGCGACAACGCTAGTCTCTCCCTAAGAAAAGAGTCTAAGAAGGCAGCCGGGGTATTATTGGCAGACCTGTACATAAGGATCGAGGACAAGCCGAGGCCGGAACCAGAAGGGGACATGGAGAAGTTCCAGATGGGAAAGTCAGCAGAGTAG